The following are from one region of the Girardinichthys multiradiatus isolate DD_20200921_A chromosome 9, DD_fGirMul_XY1, whole genome shotgun sequence genome:
- the pars2 gene encoding probable proline--tRNA ligase, mitochondrial encodes MEPPVRQIWKRGFHNLHRCFILHKRRHSGQAGHADIAASNPPRHIKPTLLVSRLYQPSNLRDVGQDSRLQGEMTCKSQMLMQQAGLIHPSNPGCYYYLPVTVRSMEKLVRVIDQEMQGIGGQKLDMPSLCSADLWKTSERWDLMGKELFRLKDRHNADYCLGPTHEEAVTTLVAHQTTLSYRQLPLLLYQVTRKFRDEPKPRFGLLRGREFYMKDMYSFDMSEEAAHKTYESVCQAYTRLFARLGLRCVQVQADTGNIGGTLSHEFQLPADIGEDRLLVCGTCSFAANVETLSPDKTDCPQCSAGTLVESKGIEVGHTFYLGRKYSNIFKAIFSNHQNKPTVAEMGCYGLGVTRILAAAIEVMSTEEAIRWPGLIAPYQVCVLPPKKGSKVEEAAVLAEDLVHTLGQFLPHLRGEVVLDDRTQMTIGKRLRDAGRLGYPYVVVVGQAALEEMPKFEVICQQTGETVFLSKDGLIDLLRTVETV; translated from the exons ATGGAACCACCTGTACGTCAGATTTGGAAGAGAGGCTTCCACAACCTCCACAGATGTTTCATTCTTCATAAGAGACGCCATTCAGGTCAGGCTGGGCATGCAGACATCGCTGCCTCCAACCCCCCCAGACACATCAAGCCCACGCTGCTGGTGTCTCGTCTCTACCAGCCTTCGAACCTGCGGGATGTGGGGCAGGACAGCCGGCTGCAGGGGGAGATGACCTGTAAGAGCCAGATGCTAATGCAGCAAGCAGggctcatccatccatcaaaccCAGGGTGCTACTACTACCTTCCTGTCACTGTCCGCTCCATGGAAAAGCTG GTAAGGGTGATTGACCAGGAAATGCAGGGGATTGGTGGACAGAAGTTAGACATGCCCAGTTTGTGCTCGGCTGATCTCTGGAAAACCAGTGAGCGCTGGGATCTGATGGGAAAGGAGCTGTTCCGTTTGAAGGACCGCCACAATGCAGACTATTGCTTGGGTCCCACGCATGAAGAGGCCGTAACAACTCTTGTCGCTCACCAGACGACCCTCTCCTACAGACAACTGCCGTTACTTCTTTACCAA GTCACCCGCAAGTTCAGAGATGAACCAAAACCGAGGTTCGGTCTCCTACGAGGGAGGGAGTTTTACATGAAGGACATGTACTCCTTTGACATGAGTGAAGAAGCTGCTCACAAGACGTACGAATCTGTCTGCCAGGCGTACACTCGACTCTTTGCCAGGTTAGGCCTTCGTTGTGTTCAAGTGCAGGCAGACACTGGAAACATTGGTGGCACGCTCTCCCATGAGTTTCAGCTGCCTGCAGACATTGGTGAGGACCGGCTATTGGTCTGTGGGACCTGCTCCTTTGCTGCTAATGTGGAGACTTTGTCTCCAGACAAAACAGACTGTCCACAGTGCAGCGCTGGCACACTGGTTGAGTCAAAGGGAATAGAAGTAGGTCACACGTTTTATCTGGGTAGAAAGTATTCCAATATATTCAAAGCCATTTTTAGTAATCACCAGAACAAGCCTACTGTTGCTGAGATGGGCTGCTATGGTCTCGGAGTGACCCGTATCCTCGCTGCGGCAATCGAGGTGATGTCAACAGAGGAAGCGATCCGCTGGCCTGGTCTCATCGCCCCCTACCAGGTTTGTGTTTTACCCCCTAAAAAAGGTAGCAAGGTGGAGGAGGCGGCAGTCCTGGCAGAGGATCTGGTTCACACGTTGGGACAGTTTCTTCCACATTTGAGAGGTGAAGTTGTTCTCGATGACCGCACACAGATGACTATCGGAAAGAGACTTAGGGATGCTGGCCGACTGGGTTACCCATATGTGGTCGTCGTGGGACAGGCAGCTCTGGAGGAAATGCCAAAGTTTGAGGTGATATGTCAGCAGACTGGTGAGACAGTGTTTCTCAGTAAAGATGGACTGATAGATTTACTGAGAACAGTGGAGACTGtataa